In Clostridium sp., one DNA window encodes the following:
- a CDS encoding TOBE domain-containing protein codes for MKISARNQLKGKITDIKEGAVNAEVIIDLGEGKSVCSIITMDSLKSLGLKVGSEATAVIKASNVMIMV; via the coding sequence ATGAAAATTAGTGCAAGAAATCAGTTGAAGGGGAAAATTACCGACATAAAAGAAGGGGCTGTAAATGCAGAAGTGATAATAGATTTAGGTGAAGGCAAATCAGTATGTTCTATTATTACAATGGATTCACTCAAGAGCTTGGGATTGAAAGTTGGATCCGAGGCTACAGCAGTAATCAAAGCTTCAAATGTAATGATTATGGTTTAA
- a CDS encoding sulfate/molybdate ABC transporter ATP-binding protein translates to MGLYVDIKKHFRGFDLKIKFETENNIMGLLGASGSGKSMTLKCISGLVTPDQGSIVLNKKVLFDSERRINVPIRKRRVGFLFQNYALFPNMTVIQNIGFALENIPKEDRQKIVEEKIKMMNLEGLEKRFPSQLSGGQQQRVAIARALAIDPEVLLLDEPFSALDSHLRNRMEREIVDILSRYRGTAVFVSHNRDEIYRICNSIAVIDNGNIDAYGDRNYIFSKPPTMAAAQLTGCKNISKIDILNEKTVEALEWGCTIKLKNKIEGTPQYIGIRAHYVDIVDDDSDDNVFKCRVDSIVESPFTVMIHLNIIDDKPYRRTKYLECEIEKEIWNNLKNVEQPWNVYINPEKVFLIK, encoded by the coding sequence ATGGGACTTTATGTTGATATAAAAAAACACTTCAGAGGATTTGATCTGAAAATTAAATTTGAAACGGAAAATAATATAATGGGTCTTCTGGGGGCATCAGGATCAGGAAAAAGTATGACATTAAAGTGTATTTCAGGACTTGTTACACCGGATCAGGGAAGTATAGTTCTCAATAAAAAAGTCTTATTTGACTCAGAGAGAAGAATAAATGTTCCAATTAGGAAAAGAAGGGTGGGATTTTTATTCCAAAACTACGCCTTGTTTCCGAATATGACAGTAATTCAAAATATAGGCTTTGCACTGGAAAATATTCCAAAAGAGGATCGACAGAAAATAGTTGAGGAAAAAATAAAGATGATGAATCTTGAAGGCTTGGAAAAAAGATTCCCAAGCCAGCTTTCAGGTGGTCAGCAGCAGAGGGTTGCAATAGCAAGGGCATTGGCTATTGATCCGGAGGTATTGCTTTTGGATGAACCTTTTTCCGCCTTGGATAGTCATCTTAGAAACAGGATGGAACGGGAGATTGTAGATATATTGTCCAGATATAGAGGAACTGCTGTGTTTGTATCCCATAACAGAGATGAAATATATCGTATCTGCAACAGTATCGCGGTAATCGACAATGGAAATATTGATGCCTATGGAGACAGAAATTATATATTTTCAAAACCGCCGACTATGGCAGCTGCACAGCTTACCGGATGCAAAAATATATCAAAAATTGACATATTAAACGAAAAGACTGTTGAAGCTTTAGAGTGGGGATGCACTATTAAATTGAAGAATAAAATTGAAGGCACTCCGCAATATATAGGTATAAGGGCACATTATGTGGATATAGTAGATGACGATAGTGATGACAATGTTTTTAAATGTCGTGTTGACAGTATTGTAGAGAGTCCTTTTACTGTTATGATTCATTTGAATATTATTGATGACAAACCATATAGGAGAACAAAGTATCTGGAGTGTGAAATTGAAAAGGAAATATGGAATAATTTAAAGAATGTAGAACAGCCGTGGAACGTGTATATCAATCCGGAAAAAGTTTTTTTAATTAAGTGA
- the modB gene encoding molybdate ABC transporter permease subunit, whose product MGFDISPGLISIKTVFLATVITFFAGIGTAYWMTNYNGKLRNILDTVFTLPLVLPPTVVGFFILLFFGKNGPLGILLLKIGKTLIFSWSATVVAATIVAFPLMYRTTKGAFEQIDGNVVNAARTLGVSNRKIFWRVMIPMAWPGIAAATVLSFARALGEFGATLMVAGNIPHKTQTIPMAIYFAAENGEMDIALIWVILIVVISTVVIFLMNYWNEHQQGNIYGIRRK is encoded by the coding sequence TTGGGATTTGATATTTCACCAGGATTGATTTCAATAAAGACTGTTTTTCTGGCTACTGTAATAACGTTCTTTGCTGGAATAGGCACTGCTTACTGGATGACAAACTACAATGGAAAATTGAGAAATATTCTGGATACTGTATTTACACTGCCCCTTGTGCTTCCTCCTACAGTGGTTGGTTTTTTCATACTGCTGTTTTTCGGAAAAAATGGACCTCTTGGAATACTACTCTTAAAAATTGGAAAAACCCTGATTTTTTCATGGTCGGCTACAGTTGTGGCGGCTACCATTGTTGCATTTCCATTGATGTATCGTACAACTAAAGGTGCATTTGAACAGATAGATGGGAATGTTGTGAATGCCGCAAGGACTCTTGGTGTATCCAATAGAAAAATTTTCTGGAGGGTGATGATTCCAATGGCATGGCCTGGAATTGCGGCGGCTACAGTGCTTTCCTTTGCGAGAGCTCTTGGAGAATTCGGGGCAACTCTTATGGTGGCGGGGAATATACCACATAAAACTCAGACTATTCCTATGGCAATTTATTTTGCAGCTGAAAATGGAGAAATGGATATAGCTCTTATATGGGTTATACTGATTGTTGTAATTTCAACTGTAGTAATTTTTTTAATGAATTACTGGAATGAACATCAGCAGGGAAACATTTATGGAATAAGGAGAAAGTAG
- the modA gene encoding molybdate ABC transporter substrate-binding protein, with the protein MKKSKRILSVVLFLLITILSVGCGTTSKDSSNQQSDSASKKDEAVTLTVSAAASLKDSMNEIKQLYTKEHPNVTITYNFGSSGSLQQQIEQGAPADIFMSAATKQMDALKSKNLLVNDTIKDLLKNDVVLIAPKASSNVTSFQDLASDKVKKIALGEIKSVPVGQYSQEILKNLKLMDKVSPKAVYGKDVKEVLTWVETGNVDAGIVYKTDALVSDKVKVIAAAPADSHKDVIYPAAVVKASKNQDAAKKFLEYLSGDEAQKVFEKYGFKVGK; encoded by the coding sequence ATGAAAAAGTCGAAAAGAATTTTATCGGTTGTGTTGTTTCTGCTTATTACAATTTTATCGGTTGGGTGCGGTACTACAAGCAAAGATTCAAGTAATCAGCAATCTGATTCAGCTTCCAAAAAGGACGAGGCTGTAACATTGACGGTATCTGCAGCTGCAAGTCTGAAGGATTCTATGAATGAAATAAAACAATTGTATACTAAAGAACATCCAAATGTAACTATCACATATAATTTCGGATCATCAGGTTCCCTTCAGCAGCAAATAGAACAGGGCGCGCCTGCAGATATATTCATGTCTGCAGCAACTAAACAGATGGATGCCCTCAAAAGCAAGAATCTGCTTGTAAATGACACTATCAAGGATTTGCTGAAAAATGATGTGGTACTTATAGCTCCAAAGGCATCATCCAATGTAACAAGTTTTCAGGATCTTGCAAGTGACAAGGTTAAAAAGATAGCACTTGGTGAAATCAAAAGCGTGCCGGTAGGACAATATTCACAGGAGATACTTAAAAATCTAAAACTCATGGATAAAGTAAGTCCCAAGGCTGTTTATGGAAAAGATGTTAAGGAAGTTCTGACGTGGGTTGAAACAGGAAATGTCGATGCAGGAATTGTATACAAGACAGATGCACTGGTATCGGATAAAGTTAAAGTTATAGCTGCTGCACCGGCAGATTCCCATAAGGATGTAATATATCCTGCGGCTGTAGTAAAAGCAAGCAAAAATCAGGATGCAGCCAAAAAATTTCTTGAGTATCTATCAGGTGATGAGGCACAGAAGGTATTTGAAAAATATGGATTCAAAGTTGGAAAATAG
- a CDS encoding TOBE domain-containing protein: protein MNISARNQLKGKIVDIKRGSVNGEVILDVGDGKQICSIITLDAINSLGLKVGSEATAVIKASNVMVMA from the coding sequence ATGAATATCAGTGCAAGAAATCAATTAAAAGGAAAAATAGTAGATATTAAAAGAGGATCTGTAAATGGTGAAGTCATACTGGATGTAGGTGACGGGAAACAGATATGTTCCATTATAACACTGGATGCAATAAACAGTCTCGGTTTAAAAGTCGGCTCAGAGGCTACTGCAGTAATTAAAGCATCCAATGTTATGGTCATGGCTTAA
- a CDS encoding DUF1648 domain-containing protein — protein sequence MRENLYMSLYMLFIFLIVLIMEILTPRFTRKEIVFGVRVPYDKVDSEKIVDIKKKYIRNNLLIGIPFIILFSLMNYILSGIGVILFTTFGFIFIGFLVYLMSNREVKRLKEREKWFKGRKQSVIIDTDFSKNRIKSIVSPWLFIIPIIIIAINIILGYSYYDLLSDKVATHWDFSGNINGYQSKSKLLIWEIPLGQIVCTVIFFIVYKGIGWSKQQINSSNPMASAEKNRIFRRVWSIYMIVYCILINLLLTMGTIQIFRVFDIGNGFLIIVIVVFLILIFGSVIILSIKLGQGGANIILADEKNKNKFSKENRDDDIYWKFGNTIYYNTDDPSVFIEKRFGIGWTINAGRPVGMAVYIGMILFIVIVITAVSL from the coding sequence ATGAGAGAAAATTTGTATATGTCTTTATACATGCTTTTTATATTTTTAATAGTATTAATTATGGAAATACTCACCCCGAGATTTACTAGAAAGGAAATTGTATTTGGTGTAAGGGTGCCTTATGATAAAGTAGACTCAGAGAAAATTGTAGATATAAAGAAAAAGTATATAAGAAATAATTTGCTTATAGGAATTCCATTTATAATTTTATTCAGTCTTATGAATTATATTTTATCCGGTATCGGCGTGATACTGTTTACTACATTTGGTTTTATATTTATAGGTTTCCTTGTATATTTAATGTCGAACAGGGAAGTAAAAAGGTTAAAAGAAAGGGAAAAATGGTTCAAGGGCAGGAAACAGTCTGTAATTATTGATACGGATTTTTCAAAAAATAGAATAAAGTCTATTGTATCACCGTGGTTATTTATAATTCCTATAATAATAATTGCAATTAATATAATTTTAGGGTATTCATATTATGACTTATTGTCTGACAAGGTGGCAACCCACTGGGACTTTTCGGGAAACATCAATGGATATCAGAGTAAATCAAAGCTGTTGATATGGGAAATCCCTCTGGGACAAATTGTTTGTACTGTTATATTTTTTATAGTTTATAAAGGGATAGGCTGGTCAAAACAGCAAATAAATTCCTCCAATCCAATGGCTTCTGCAGAAAAAAACAGGATATTTAGGAGAGTATGGTCAATATACATGATTGTATATTGTATCCTTATCAATCTCCTGCTTACAATGGGAACTATTCAGATATTTAGGGTATTTGACATAGGGAATGGATTTCTCATAATTGTAATTGTTGTATTTCTCATTTTAATCTTCGGCAGCGTTATTATACTGTCTATAAAATTAGGCCAAGGTGGAGCCAATATAATACTTGCTGACGAAAAGAACAAAAATAAATTTTCAAAAGAAAACAGAGATGATGATATTTACTGGAAATTCGGGAATACCATATATTATAATACAGATGATCCATCTGTATTTATTGAAAAAAGATTTGGAATAGGGTGGACCATAAACGCGGGAAGACCTGTTGGAATGGCTGTTTATATAGGAATGATACTATTTATTGTAATTGTAATAACTGCTGTAAGTCTTTAA
- a CDS encoding GntR family transcriptional regulator codes for MLIEIDFESEKPIYEQIKRQIIQAIALGNLKKGESLPSVRHMAEDIGINLHTVNKAYNELKSEGYLNIDRRKGAVVSLKLPDVTQEFRDRLKNELVYLVSEAYLRGINQEEFSGYCREMFKNLKS; via the coding sequence ATGCTGATAGAGATTGATTTTGAATCTGAAAAACCGATTTACGAGCAAATAAAGAGGCAGATAATACAGGCTATAGCATTGGGAAATTTGAAGAAAGGGGAAAGTCTGCCCTCAGTAAGACATATGGCGGAGGATATAGGCATAAATCTTCATACTGTGAATAAGGCCTATAATGAGTTGAAGTCGGAAGGATATTTAAATATAGATAGAAGAAAAGGTGCGGTGGTAAGCCTCAAACTCCCTGATGTTACGCAAGAATTCAGGGATAGACTTAAAAATGAACTTGTTTACCTGGTGTCAGAAGCGTATCTTAGGGGTATAAACCAGGAAGAATTTTCCGGGTATTGCCGTGAAATGTTTAAAAATTTAAAATCATAG
- the larA gene encoding nickel-dependent lactate racemase yields the protein MSLYNFKYGNDILEINMEGKIDNVLPGKAGHVQDVEAEIVASLENPINSKPLRQIVIPGEKVIFVVSDITRSWIKTAEFLIYIVNYLNSFGIKDEDISAIVATGTHRAASEDEKRDIVGEKLYRRIKVYNHDSKNEDELRYMGVSSFGTPVYLNRKVIEADRVILTGGITFHLFAGFGGGAKSVVPGVAGFQTIQSNHRLVFNSGENSGLNLSAGPNKIKGNPMREDITEICRKISTDFLVNAVLDTDGKFVKFVAGDFEKAWLEGCNITRQLYGVKIKNKADITVVSSGGYPKDINLYQTVKTIDNALYAGKQDSVLVIAAQCIEGLGADEFMKWFQYETLEDMEKALKRNFTVPGYAAYKTLYTAKNRKVLFLSSLEDEVVRKFGFIPVKSLDEAVETAYTLSSDNPDVVLMPYGASTLPI from the coding sequence ATGAGTTTGTATAATTTTAAATATGGAAATGATATACTTGAAATAAATATGGAAGGGAAAATAGACAATGTACTTCCAGGCAAGGCCGGACATGTTCAGGATGTAGAGGCAGAAATTGTTGCATCTCTTGAAAATCCAATAAATTCAAAGCCGTTGAGGCAGATAGTAATACCGGGGGAAAAGGTCATATTTGTAGTTTCGGACATAACCAGGTCATGGATAAAAACTGCAGAGTTCCTTATCTATATAGTTAATTATCTGAATTCTTTTGGAATAAAGGATGAGGATATTTCGGCCATAGTTGCAACGGGTACTCACAGGGCTGCCTCAGAAGACGAAAAGAGAGATATTGTGGGGGAGAAATTGTACCGCAGAATAAAAGTATACAACCATGACAGCAAAAATGAAGATGAACTTAGGTACATGGGAGTATCGAGCTTTGGTACTCCTGTATACTTAAACAGAAAAGTGATTGAGGCAGACAGGGTTATACTTACAGGAGGCATCACATTTCATCTTTTTGCAGGCTTTGGCGGTGGGGCTAAAAGTGTTGTTCCGGGTGTTGCAGGTTTCCAAACCATTCAAAGTAATCATAGACTGGTTTTTAACAGCGGAGAAAATTCCGGACTCAACCTCAGTGCAGGGCCAAATAAGATTAAGGGGAATCCTATGCGTGAAGACATTACAGAAATATGCAGAAAGATTTCAACGGATTTTTTAGTCAATGCAGTACTTGATACCGATGGAAAATTCGTCAAATTTGTAGCCGGAGATTTCGAAAAGGCCTGGCTTGAAGGATGTAACATAACCAGACAGCTTTATGGAGTGAAAATTAAGAACAAGGCGGATATTACTGTTGTATCTTCAGGTGGATACCCCAAAGACATAAATCTGTACCAGACGGTTAAAACAATTGATAATGCCCTGTATGCAGGAAAGCAGGACAGCGTGTTGGTTATAGCTGCACAGTGTATAGAAGGACTGGGTGCAGATGAATTTATGAAATGGTTCCAATATGAGACTCTTGAAGATATGGAGAAAGCTTTGAAGAGAAATTTTACAGTTCCTGGTTATGCAGCTTATAAAACCTTGTATACTGCAAAAAATAGAAAGGTTCTTTTCTTGTCATCTCTTGAAGATGAGGTTGTACGTAAATTTGGCTTCATTCCAGTGAAGTCACTTGATGAAGCAGTTGAGACTGCATACACATTGAGCAGTGACAATCCGGACGTTGTACTTATGCCATATGGTGCCAGCACGCTACCCATATAA
- a CDS encoding MetQ/NlpA family ABC transporter substrate-binding protein has protein sequence MKKIGSILLSVLLTTVVFSGCGSTSQKSDSEANTIKVGVTAGPHEEIIQKVKEVAKKQGMNVEYTSFNDYVQPNTQLNEKQLDVNIYQHEPYLKQFNKDHNMNLVKVANAVTFPMGIYSSKLKSLAQLKDGDKISLPNDPTNEARALMLLEKGKVIKLKSGVSLKATIKDIAENPKHIQFLELEAPMVPRSLSDVAVAAINTNYAIQAKLDPNKDAIFKEPKDSPWINIIAARPDNKDAENVKKLIKIYQSDEVKKYIDEHFKGSVIAAF, from the coding sequence ATGAAAAAAATTGGAAGTATTTTATTGTCGGTATTATTAACAACAGTTGTATTTTCAGGTTGTGGAAGTACATCACAGAAATCAGATTCTGAAGCCAATACCATAAAAGTAGGAGTTACAGCAGGACCTCACGAGGAAATAATACAAAAGGTTAAAGAAGTTGCAAAAAAGCAAGGGATGAATGTGGAGTATACTAGTTTTAATGATTATGTTCAGCCTAATACGCAGTTAAATGAAAAACAGCTGGATGTAAATATATATCAGCATGAACCATACTTGAAGCAGTTCAACAAGGATCACAATATGAATCTAGTAAAGGTTGCCAATGCAGTAACTTTTCCTATGGGCATATATTCCAGTAAACTGAAATCTCTGGCTCAACTGAAGGATGGGGATAAGATTTCACTGCCGAATGATCCTACTAATGAAGCAAGAGCACTTATGCTTCTTGAAAAAGGGAAGGTTATAAAGTTGAAAAGTGGCGTAAGCTTAAAGGCTACCATAAAGGACATAGCTGAAAACCCTAAACATATCCAGTTTCTTGAGCTTGAAGCTCCGATGGTTCCGCGTTCGTTAAGTGATGTGGCGGTTGCGGCGATAAATACCAATTATGCAATACAGGCCAAACTCGATCCAAATAAGGATGCCATATTCAAGGAGCCGAAGGATTCTCCCTGGATTAATATTATAGCTGCAAGACCTGACAACAAAGATGCGGAAAATGTAAAGAAATTGATCAAAATCTATCAGTCAGACGAAGTTAAGAAATACATAGATGAGCATTTCAAGGGCTCTGTTATAGCAGCATTTTAG
- a CDS encoding pyridoxal phosphate-dependent aminotransferase: protein MPELSSKLVNFTDSVIRRMTRISNKYRAINLSQGFPDFDPPKEIKEALKAAADKGPHQYAITWGAQNFREALAEKQKKFMGIDIDPETQIAVTCGSTEAMMASVMTVCDPGDKVIVFSPFYENYAADAILSGADPIHVSLYPPEFSFDRKELEDAFRQKPKALILCNPSNPTGKVFTLEELQYIASLAEKYDTFVITDEVYEHIVMDPYKHVYFASLPGMFNRTLSCSSLSKTYSITGWRLGYVIADERIIENVRKVHDFLTVGAAAPLQEAAIAGLKMPDEYYDWLKNMYMKKRDLFLAGLDEAGLKYVKPNGAYYVMIDVSEFNVKNDLKFCEWLAKEVKIGAVPGSSFFKKNVNNFIRLHYAKKDDTLLEAIEKLKTLKEKAEFYSE, encoded by the coding sequence TTGCCCGAACTAAGCAGTAAGTTGGTTAATTTTACAGATTCTGTTATAAGAAGAATGACAAGGATATCAAATAAATATAGGGCTATTAATTTATCACAGGGTTTTCCTGATTTTGATCCTCCAAAAGAAATAAAAGAGGCACTTAAAGCTGCTGCGGACAAAGGACCTCATCAATATGCAATTACCTGGGGTGCACAAAACTTTAGAGAGGCACTTGCAGAAAAGCAGAAGAAATTTATGGGGATTGATATAGATCCTGAAACACAAATTGCTGTTACCTGCGGTAGTACCGAGGCCATGATGGCATCTGTCATGACGGTGTGTGATCCAGGTGACAAGGTTATAGTATTCTCTCCGTTTTATGAAAACTATGCTGCAGATGCAATATTGAGTGGGGCAGATCCAATACATGTATCTCTTTATCCGCCGGAGTTTTCGTTTGATAGAAAAGAATTGGAGGATGCATTCAGGCAGAAACCTAAAGCTCTTATACTGTGCAATCCATCAAATCCTACAGGTAAGGTTTTTACTTTGGAAGAGCTCCAGTATATTGCGAGTCTGGCTGAAAAATATGACACATTTGTAATAACGGATGAAGTGTACGAGCATATTGTTATGGATCCATATAAACATGTTTATTTTGCTTCACTTCCAGGAATGTTTAACAGGACTTTGAGTTGCAGTTCTCTTTCCAAGACATATTCCATAACAGGATGGAGGTTGGGATATGTTATAGCAGATGAAAGGATAATAGAAAATGTTAGAAAGGTGCATGATTTTTTGACGGTTGGAGCGGCTGCACCTCTTCAGGAAGCAGCAATTGCAGGACTTAAAATGCCTGATGAATATTATGACTGGCTGAAAAACATGTATATGAAAAAAAGGGATCTTTTCCTAGCTGGATTGGATGAAGCTGGCCTAAAGTATGTAAAACCCAATGGAGCTTATTATGTAATGATAGATGTATCGGAGTTCAATGTAAAAAATGACTTGAAATTTTGTGAATGGCTGGCTAAAGAAGTTAAAATAGGTGCAGTACCAGGTTCAAGTTTTTTTAAGAAAAATGTGAATAATTTTATAAGGCTTCATTATGCAAAAAAGGACGATACTCTTCTGGAAGCCATTGAAAAGTTGAAAACACTTAAAGAAAAAGCTGAATTTTATAGTGAATAA
- a CDS encoding LysR family transcriptional regulator, whose protein sequence is MDIKQLRYFLTIAEEGKITGAAKKLNIAQPPLSYHLKLLEEELGTKLMDRGNKKIHLTDAGEILKNRAEQILELVDSTIKELKDFNEGIKGTLSIGTVSSSGATLFPNIIERFHSIYPKVNFEVWEGNTYRILEILNSGVIDIGIVRTPFNKEGLSIKILSREPMISVFRDDLDYFPDRKSITLKELMGKPLIIYRRFEKIIFEACHNMDFMPEIICKSDDARTTLLWAESGIGIALVPMTALDIVKASGLTYRVIHESSLETSIAAICVKDRYMSAASRNFLNVISDIERA, encoded by the coding sequence ATGGATATTAAGCAGCTTAGGTATTTTCTTACAATTGCAGAAGAAGGGAAGATAACAGGAGCGGCTAAAAAACTGAATATAGCACAGCCGCCTCTCAGTTATCACTTGAAGCTTTTGGAAGAGGAGCTGGGAACTAAACTCATGGATAGGGGAAATAAAAAAATTCATCTGACGGATGCAGGGGAAATATTAAAGAACAGGGCTGAACAGATATTGGAATTGGTGGATTCCACCATAAAAGAATTGAAAGATTTCAACGAAGGCATCAAAGGAACATTGTCAATTGGAACTGTTTCATCTTCAGGAGCTACACTGTTTCCAAATATAATAGAAAGATTTCATAGTATATATCCAAAAGTAAACTTTGAGGTATGGGAGGGAAATACATATAGAATACTTGAAATATTGAACAGTGGAGTGATAGATATAGGGATAGTCAGAACACCGTTTAACAAGGAAGGACTAAGCATAAAAATTCTTTCCAGAGAGCCTATGATATCAGTTTTTAGAGATGATCTGGACTATTTCCCGGATAGAAAATCAATAACTCTAAAGGAGCTTATGGGTAAACCGCTTATCATATATAGAAGGTTTGAAAAAATCATATTTGAGGCATGCCATAATATGGATTTTATGCCCGAGATAATATGCAAGAGTGATGATGCAAGAACTACACTGCTATGGGCGGAATCCGGTATTGGGATTGCCTTGGTTCCAATGACTGCTCTGGATATAGTAAAGGCATCCGGTTTAACTTATAGAGTAATTCATGAGTCAAGCTTAGAAACGAGTATAGCTGCAATATGTGTAAAGGACAGGTATATGTCTGCCGCTTCCAGAAACTTTTTAAATGTGATTTCAGATATAGAAAGGGCTTGA
- a CDS encoding sulfite exporter TauE/SafE family protein, translated as MSLIVLEILLISVVAGIAGSILGLGGGTVITPALTLIFGIDIRYAIGASIISVIATSSGAAIAYVRDEMTNIRVAMFLEIATTVGAITGAFLGGIINANYLYVLFGLLLLYSAFAMFKNGKTELPDNVIEHPLAQKLKLNGQYYDDVLKQPVDYKVANVPSGFGVMYGAGIISGLLGIGSGSFKVMAMDLFMKLPMKISSATSNFMMGVTGAASAGVFFLRGDIDPKIAGPVALGVLAGATIGARIMKRMKNKTIRKIFIPFLVYIALQMMYKGVIAL; from the coding sequence TTGTCACTGATAGTACTGGAAATCTTGTTGATATCTGTTGTGGCAGGCATAGCCGGATCTATTCTTGGCCTGGGCGGGGGAACAGTAATTACTCCAGCATTGACACTTATATTTGGAATTGATATAAGATATGCCATAGGAGCAAGCATAATTTCAGTAATAGCAACCTCAAGCGGTGCTGCTATAGCTTATGTGCGGGATGAAATGACCAACATAAGAGTTGCCATGTTTCTTGAAATAGCAACAACAGTCGGAGCTATAACCGGTGCCTTTCTAGGTGGAATCATAAATGCCAACTACCTCTATGTGTTATTCGGACTACTTCTTCTATATTCCGCTTTTGCAATGTTCAAAAATGGCAAGACTGAATTGCCTGATAACGTTATAGAGCATCCACTTGCACAAAAACTTAAATTAAACGGCCAATATTATGACGATGTTTTAAAACAACCCGTTGATTATAAAGTTGCAAACGTGCCGAGTGGATTCGGTGTAATGTATGGTGCAGGAATTATATCAGGGCTTCTTGGTATAGGAAGTGGGAGCTTCAAGGTTATGGCCATGGATCTGTTTATGAAACTTCCAATGAAGATATCAAGTGCCACAAGTAATTTTATGATGGGAGTCACCGGTGCCGCCAGTGCCGGAGTGTTTTTCCTGAGGGGTGATATAGATCCCAAAATTGCAGGTCCGGTAGCACTTGGTGTACTTGCAGGTGCTACCATTGGGGCACGTATTATGAAGCGAATGAAAAACAAGACTATAAGAAAGATATTCATACCCTTTCTCGTATATATAGCACTTCAAATGATGTATAAAGGAGTGATTGCATTATAA
- a CDS encoding DUF1634 domain-containing protein: protein MNDKKLKENTREMEKIISTFLFVGVLTSSAVIIIGLIMFLISGSSGYPGNFYPTYPFEILHGCMALKPYSIILLGLMLLIAIPIFRVGISILVFFKEKDFLYVKITAVVFIILIISLFMGKN, encoded by the coding sequence ATGAATGATAAAAAATTGAAAGAAAATACAAGAGAGATGGAAAAGATAATAAGCACGTTTTTATTTGTAGGAGTCCTGACAAGCTCTGCCGTTATAATAATAGGACTTATAATGTTTCTAATCTCTGGAAGCAGCGGGTATCCCGGCAACTTTTATCCGACTTATCCCTTTGAGATACTCCATGGATGCATGGCCTTGAAACCTTACTCCATAATACTCTTAGGACTTATGCTGTTGATAGCCATACCAATATTCAGAGTTGGTATTTCCATATTAGTATTTTTTAAGGAAAAGGATTTTCTGTATGTAAAGATCACAGCTGTTGTATTCATAATATTGATAATAAGTTTGTTCATGGGCAAAAATTGA